A region from the Thermanaeromonas toyohensis ToBE genome encodes:
- a CDS encoding Hpt domain-containing protein codes for MALDLMREFLNEAYEQLDILEHLFLELEKKDSRTIDAIFRVAHTLKGSAACVGLKDIAEFAHKMETLLDSIRKGEVVISESVCNLLLQAGDVLRSLVRGVEEGVGSCIPSVFSSIAKELESASLGNLIAPQKGEKNSESKKVLIRVTLDEASDMRGARAFVILKRLEEIGELKFSKPTENELLSGRVLPTVITAVMEGNIDEPHLYECIEGYPDVKGVDVGYIVEVREDNWSKYREYGYTLQAQGKRVVLDFAPGVLKLDNGSLRLLGDAMRQGWILYSVDDLTYKVLSRITLKKLL; via the coding sequence ATGGCTCTTGACCTTATGCGTGAATTCTTAAATGAGGCTTACGAACAACTAGATATCCTGGAGCACCTTTTTTTGGAACTAGAAAAGAAAGATAGTAGGACCATTGATGCCATCTTTAGGGTTGCCCATACCCTAAAAGGCTCAGCCGCTTGTGTGGGGCTTAAGGATATAGCAGAATTCGCCCATAAGATGGAAACATTATTGGACAGTATCCGGAAGGGAGAAGTAGTAATAAGTGAAAGCGTATGTAACCTTTTACTTCAAGCTGGTGATGTATTGAGATCGCTGGTACGTGGAGTTGAGGAAGGAGTGGGTAGCTGTATCCCTTCTGTGTTTAGCAGTATCGCTAAAGAGCTTGAGAGCGCTTCTCTAGGGAATCTTATAGCTCCACAAAAGGGTGAAAAAAACAGTGAAAGTAAAAAAGTATTAATACGGGTTACCCTCGACGAAGCTTCAGATATGCGTGGCGCCCGGGCTTTCGTGATACTAAAACGTTTGGAGGAGATAGGTGAGCTAAAGTTTTCAAAGCCCACAGAAAACGAACTGCTCTCTGGTCGAGTACTTCCTACTGTTATAACGGCAGTTATGGAAGGTAACATTGATGAGCCCCATCTTTATGAGTGTATAGAAGGTTATCCTGACGTAAAGGGTGTGGACGTGGGATATATAGTAGAGGTTAGGGAGGATAATTGGTCAAAGTATCGAGAATATGGATATACCTTACAAGCCCAAGGGAAGCGCGTTGTCCTTGACTTTGCACCCGGAGTACTGAAGCTTGACAATGGCAGTTTAAGACTCTTGGGCGATGCTATGAGGCAAGGATGGATCCTGTATTCTGTCGACGACCTAACCTACAAAGTTTTGAGCCGTATAACCTTAAAGAAGCTACTCTAA